One genomic region from Danio aesculapii chromosome 24, fDanAes4.1, whole genome shotgun sequence encodes:
- the dcakd gene encoding dephospho-CoA kinase domain-containing protein codes for MFLVGLTGGIASGKSTVSSQLKELGCPVIDADVVARKVVEPQTAAYRLIVRHFGRDVLSENGEIDRKKLGQIIFSSPEKRRLLNSITHPEIHKEMLKQILLYFIKGYRYVILDVPLLFETRRLTRFLTHTVVVYCDPATQLSRLMQRDTLSQTEAEQRISAQMPLKEKRGLANHVIENSGSREDTHRQVLRLHSKLDDCMQFLIIRAVAVAALAGLGGLFIYSVRIITS; via the exons ATGTTTCTGGTGGGACTGACCGGAGGAATTGCCTCAGGGAAGAGCACGGTGTCTTCTCAACTCAAAGAGCTGGGCTGTCCTGTCATCGATGCAGATGTGGTTGCCCGAAAAG TGGTGGAGCCCCAAACCGCAGCGTACAGACTGATCGTGCGCCACTTTGGGCGGGACGTTTTATCAGAAAATGGCGAGATTGACAGGAAGAAACTGGGCCAGATCATTTTCTCCAGCCCTGAGAAACGCAGGCTTCTCAACTCCATCACACACCCGGAAATACATAAAGAAATGTTGAAACAAATCCTGCTGTACTTTATTAAAG gCTACAGGTATGTGATTCTGGACGTCCCGCTGCTGTTTGAAACTCGACGGCTCACTCGATTCCTGACGCACACTGTGGTCGTGTACTG TGATCCAGCGACACAGCTGTCCAGACTCATGCAGCGGGACACGTTGAGCCAGACGGAGGCCGAGCAGAGGATCTCCGCTCAGATGCCGCTGAAGGAGAAGCGCGGCTTGGCCAATCACGTGATCGAGAACTCAGGCTCCCGCGAGGACACACACAGACAAGTGCTGCGGCTGCACTCCAAACTGGACGACTGCATGCAGTTCCTGATCATCAGAGCCGTCGCGGTGGCTGCGCTCGCTGGGCTCGGCGGACTCTTCATCTATTCAGTCAGAATCATCACTTCATAG